From the Mycobacterium noviomagense genome, the window ACGCGCGCCGACTTCGACGGCTCGTTAGGCTCGACGAGTGCGATTCGCGTTCAAAACCTCTCCGCAAAACACCACCTGGGCTGACATGCTGGCCGTCTGGAAAGCGGCCGACGACATCGACGTCTACGAGTCCGGCTGGACCTTCGACCACTTCTATCCGATCTTTTCTGATTCCACCGGCCCGTGCCTGGAAGGCTGGACCACGCTGACGGCCCTGGCCCAGGCCACCACGCGGCTCCGCTTGGGCACCCTGGTCACGGGCATCCACTACCGCCACCCCGCGGTGCTAGCGAATATGGTTGCAGCGCTGGACATCATCTCCAACGGCCGACTCGAGCTGGGAATCGGTGCCGGCTGGAACGAAGAAGAGTCGGGCGCCTACGGCATCGAGCTGGGCAGCATTAAGGAACGCCTCGACCGGTTCGAGGAAGCCTGCCAGGTGCTGACCAGCCTGCTGAGCCAAGAGACGACGGACTTCGACGGCACCTACTACCAACTCAAAGCCGCCCGCAACGAACCCAAAGGACCGCAGCGCCCGCACCCGCCGATCTG encodes:
- a CDS encoding LLM class F420-dependent oxidoreductase is translated as MRFAFKTSPQNTTWADMLAVWKAADDIDVYESGWTFDHFYPIFSDSTGPCLEGWTTLTALAQATTRLRLGTLVTGIHYRHPAVLANMVAALDIISNGRLELGIGAGWNEEESGAYGIELGSIKERLDRFEEACQVLTSLLSQETTDFDGTYYQLKAARNEPKGPQRPHPPICIGGSGEKRTLRITARYAQHWNFVGGTPEEFARKRAVLAAHCEDIGRDPKEIMLSAHLQLGPDRNYGQVIENAAGLAAEGLGLGIVYISPPHDPAVLEPLAEAIRNSGL